Proteins encoded in a region of the Raphanus sativus cultivar WK10039 chromosome 8, ASM80110v3, whole genome shotgun sequence genome:
- the LOC130498562 gene encoding shaggy-related protein kinase theta-like — protein sequence MQDMEPPIVNGRGTETGQVITTTVGGRDGKPKQTISYMAQRVVGTGSFGVVFQAKCLETGEQVAIKKVLQDKKYNNRELQIMRLQDHPNVL from the exons ATGCAGGATATGGAACCACCTATTGTTAATGGCCGTGGGACTGAAACTGGCCAAGTTATTACTACCACTGTTGGAGGTCGTGATGGAAAGCCTAAGCAG ACAATCTCATACATGGCCCAGAGAGTGGTTGGAACAGGCTCATTCGGAGTTGTCTTCCAG GCCAAGTGTCTGGAAACGGGTGAACAAGTTGCAATTAAGAAGGTTCTGCAggataaaaaatacaataacaGAGAACTTCAGATCATGCGCTTGCAAGACCATCCcaatgttttataa